TGCAGCATGCCGTCGGACAGGGACACGGGCATGTCCGCCTCCAGGCCCTCCAGAAGCTCCGGCACGTCGAGGCTTATGAAGATGTCGCTTTCGGTCGTCGCCGCCATGGACGGCCCGCCAAGGCATACATAGGCCCCTTTGCGGATCTGCAGGGGCGAGCCCTTGACTTCGCCGATGCGGATCTTGGGGCCGCACAGGTCACCCATGACCGTGAGCGGGATGCCGGTCTCCTTCTCGACCTGCCTGATCTTCTGAATGACCGGCCCGAAATACTCCGCGTCGGCATGGGAAAAATTGAGACGGAAGACCCGCACGCCAAGCAGGACCATTTCCTTCATGACGTTCTGATCCATGGAAGCCGGGCCCAGAGTGGCCACTATCTTTGTACGCATGTGCATGTCCCCGCTGGTGTTGATTGGGTGATTAGATGATTCCATACAGGGGTCTGCCGGGCAGGGCAAGTTCGTCCACTCTTTTTTCGATTTCCGCCACACTGACCAGCGCCGGGGCATGATAGGTCTTGAGCCGGGCGTCGACGACCATGCTCGTGCATCCCCAATGCTTGCAGTGCGTGAATCCGTTCAGTCCGTAGGTGTCCGTGGCTGGGTCCGAGCGGGTGAAGGTCACCCACAGGAAATTGTCCCAGGAATCCGCCGTGAACTCGGCGTCATCGGCGACAACGATGAGCGGGAAGCCGCGCAGGTCGGCTTTTACCAGAACCTGACACAGATTTTCCATGGCCGGGTCGTGGGTGTCGCGCGGCTGGGCATGGGCCGGACCGGAGAGGACCAGCATGCCCGGAGCAAAAAAGCGCGGATTGGAGAACCCGTCCGGCAGGGACAGGGCGGGCAAGGCCGTGCCGAGTTCGCGTTTGGGATTTCCGGCGGCCGTCCAGAGCACCTTGGAGCCCTGGTTGAGGCTGATGCCGGAATAATCGAGCGTGTCCATGGTCGTGCGGGTGATGAAATGCAGATCCCGCGACAGATCGAGTCGTTCCAGCACATGTCCGAGGAACCGGGGCACATCGTGGCAGGACAGTTCCGGATCGTCCTCGCGAGCGGCGAGGATGACGTACTTGGAGAGGGAGGTCTGGGTCGTGCCCAGCAGTGAAAGCCCGTTGGTGATGAGCTCCTGAGGCTGGCGCTCGCCCGCATAGGGCACGTAGCGCTCGCTGCCCACGGCCAAAAGGAGCGGATGCACCCCGGCCGCGTCCACGGCGTGCACCTGGTGCACGCCTCCGAAAACCTGCGGCACCAGTTCTGCGGTCAGTTCATGGATGAACGCGCCGAACATGGTATCCTCCTGGGGCGGACGGCCCACCGTGGTGAAAGGCCAGACGGCGCCTTCGCGGTGTAGCACCTCGGAAACCTGCATGACCGGAAAATCGTGCGCCAGGCTGTAGTAGCCGAGATGGTCCCCGAAGGGGCCTTCGGGCTTCTGCACGCCGGGGTCGATGTATCCACGGATGCAGAAATCCGCCTCAGCCGGGATCGGCAGCTCCCCGGGCCGCTTGACCATGGGCACGCGATGCCCGCCCAGCGCACCGGCAAAGAGCATCTCGGCGATGCCCTCGGGCAGGGGCATGATGGCGGCCAGCGTCATGGCCGGAGGTCCGCCGACGAAAATGTTCACGGGCAGGCGGGTCTTGCGCGCGATGGCTTCGGCGTGATGATAGCCTATGCCGCGATGGATCTGGTAGTGCAGCCCCACTTCCCGGTCCTTTTCAAACTCGTTGCCCGAGAGCTGAATGCGGTACATGCCAAGGTTCGAACCCATGTATCCGGGCTTTGAAGGGCTCTCGGAATAGACCAGCGGCAGGGTCACGTAGGCCCCGCCGTCCATGGGCCAGGACACGAGCTGCGGGAGCTGCGAAATGCTGGTGGTGTGGGCCATGATCGGGCCGTTGCTGACGGTCTTGGGCAGGGTGTGCCAGGCACCAAGGGCCAGCCCTGGCCAGAGCGCGGGCTTTTTCAGAACGCTCGCCGGATCGGCCTTGGCCGAAAGCATGGCCTCCACGCGGCGCAGGGTGGCGCGGAAAATGAATTTTGTCCGCGCCAGTGTACCGAAAATATTGGCGGCCATGGGAAATTTCGTGCCCTTGACGTTGGTGAAGAGCAGTGCCGGTCCACCGGCCTGAAAGACCCTGCGCTGAATTGCTCCGGCCTCGATAAAGGGGTCAATGGGCTCATTGATGCGGACCAGCTGTTTGGTTCGCTCCAGATCGTCGAGGCAGGTTTTGAGATTGCGGTAGATCATGGGGTGCTCCGGGGACTGGGGCTTTGTAAGCTTTTTGGTGGACTCTACGGACGTTATGGACGGAATGGACTGGACGGACGGCTTGGGTGGTTGCGCCGGAGGCTTGCCTTTATCTGTGGAACGTTATGTGTACGTTGGGATTTTGCCGCCATTCGTCGAACTTCTTGCGCAGCCACTTTTTGAACAGGTTGCGCGTTGCCGGCAGAAGGATGAGCAGACCTGCGATATCCGTCAGAAAACCCGGCGTCAGGAGCACCATTCCGGCCAGAAAGATGAGCACGCCGTCGAGGAGCTCTTCGGCGGGCATGAAGCCCTGGTCCAGATTCTCGCGGATGCGCATCATGGTCGACAGCCCCTGCATGCGCGCCAGATGCGCTCCGGCCAGGGCCGTCAAGATGACCAGGGCGACGGTCGGGAAGGCCCCGATGGAACTGCCGACGGTGACCAGCACGTAAATCTCGGCCACCGGCACCAACACAAAGAGCAAAAACAGCTTTCCAAACATTATCCCTCCCTTCCGGCCAGTTGATCCACGGTTTCGCGGTCCCGGAGGCCCAGAAAATAGAGCACGCCGTCAAGTCCCACGTTGGATATGGCCTGCCCCGCGCCCTGACGGACCACGGGCTTGGCGTGAAAGGCGATGCCGAGCCCGGCCACGTCGAGCATGGGCAGATCGTTGGCCCCGTCGCCCACGGCGATGACCTGCGACAGGGAGATATGTTCCTCGGCGGCGATGGCCTTCAGCAGCCGGGCCTTGCCCGCGCCGTCGACGATCTCGCCTACCAGTCCGCCGGTCAGGACTCCGTCTTTTATCTCAAGCTCGTTGGCGTGCACGTAGTCGATGCCAAGCTGCTCCTGCAGACGGTGCCCGAAATAATTGAAACCGCCGGACAGGATGGCGATGGTGTAGCCAAGGCTCTTCAGGGTGCGGATGAGTCTTTCCGCGCCTTCGGTCATGGGCAGGGTCGCGGCGACATCCTGCAACACGGACTCGGGCAGACCCTTGAGCAGGCTCACGCGCTTACGCAGGCTCTGGGAAAAATCCAGCTCCCCGCGCATGGCCGCCTCGGTGATGGCCGCGACCTCCTCGCCCACTCCGGCCCGCTTGGCCAGTTCGTCGATGACTTCGGCCTGGATCAGGGTCGAATCCATGTCGAAACAGACCAGCCGACGAATGCGACGGAAGGCGTTGTCTTCCTGAAAGCCGATGTCGATGCCCTGTTCCCGGGAGAGGTCCAGAAAAGCGGCGCGCATGCCGGAGATGTCTTCCGGAGTTCCGCGCACGGAAAATTCGAGGCAGGACCGGGGCATGGCCGGGGGGTTGGTCAGGGATCTGCGACCCGAAAGACGGGTGATACAGTCGATACTCAGTCCGTGCGAGGTGATCACCTCGGCCATGGCCGCCAGATTGGCCGCCGATATCGTTCGTCCGAGCACGGTCACGATATGCCGCTTGCGCCCCTGCACACCGACCCAGCGTTCGTAATCGTCCTCGGTCACGGGCGAAAACTTGAGGTGCAGGTCCTGATTGTGAGCCCAGTAGAGGAGGTCCTTCAGAATGGGCGACGATTCGTTCTCACGCGGCACCTCGATGAGCACGCCAAGCGAGAGGTCGTCGTGAATGACGGACTGGCTAATGTCGAGGATGGTCACCCCGGATTCGGCCAGCTGTCCCATGATTCCGGCCAGCAGGCCGTCCCGGTCCGTGCCGGCGATTTGTATGAGAATGATTTCGCGCATCTTCTTATTTGTGCAGGAGGTTCCACATGCGTATGGCGACCCACTCCAGCACCACGGCTGGATTGGCCCCCACTTCCAGACTTTCGAGGGCATTCTCGATGATCACGCCCACCTGACGCACCGCGACCACATCCAGCCGCGCGGCCAGCAGACGGGCCAGCTCGGTCAGGGGGTTGCCATACCCGGCCTGGACCAGGCTGCGCTGCACCTCGCGCAGGATGGAGTCGGCCATCCGCGCGTCCACGTTGCCCTTGCGCCCCGTCCATTCTAGCCAGGCGCCCTTGCCGCTCTGGATGAACTCGCACAGAGCGCGCAGGCGCTCGCCCAGATCGGAGTCTTCGAACCCGCCCTTGGGCCAACCCAAGGTAAGCACGAAACTGCGGGACACCAGGGTCGGCAGCAAAATTTCACGGCTCGGAGCCAAGAGTACAAAGACGTTGCCCGGGCTTGGCTCCTCCAGGGACTTGAGCAGCGCATTGGCCGCGCCGTCGCCCAGGGCCTGCGCCTCGGCCAGGATGACCACGCGCGGTCCCCGACCAGCGGGCGGATCGCCGAGCACGGCGCGCACTTCGCGCACCGTATCCACGTTGATCGAACCCTCGGCCCCGTTCAGAAGAAAAAGATCACGGCAGGCGTTGTCCGCGATCTGCAGACAGATGCGGCATTCTCCGCACGGAGGAGCCGCCTCGCGGCACATCAGCCGCGCGGCCCAGAAAAGACCGAAGGCCAGACGTTCGGAAGCGTTTCCGCCTTCCAGGAGCAGTGAATTGGGCGGAGCCTGGGCGAGGCGTTCCAGAAACCCCGCGATGCGGGGCTGGGAGGAGATGATATGCTGCCAGGGTGTGGACATGATGAAAAAATGGGAGGCGAACCTCCCATTGTCAGCGAAGAATGGTCTGATCCCGGTCCGGGCCCACGGACACTATGGACACCGGAATGCCCAGGATTTCCTCGATGCGTGCGATGTAGTCGCGCGTAGCCGAAGGCAGTTCGGCGAAGGTCCGGCATCCGGTGATGTCTTCCGTCCAGCCGGGCATGCTCTCGTAGACCGGCTCGACATGGGCCATGCCGTTCTCTTCCTGCGGCGGATAGGCGACCTCTTCGCCCCGGTAGCGATAGGCCACGCAGAGCTTCAGTTCGTCAAGCCCGCCCAGGACATCGAGCTTGGTCAGGGCGATCTCCGTGGGGCCGTTCAGGCGCTGTGATTCGCGCAGGACGACCATGTCCAACCAGCCGCAGCGGCGCTTGCGGCCAGTGGTCGCGCCGAATTCCGCGCCCTTCTCCTGCATGTAGGCTCCGGCGCCCTCGGGCTGCTCGGTCGGAAACGGGCCCGCGCCCACGCGTGTGGTGTAGGCTTTGACGATGGCCACGATGCGATCGAACATGCGCGGTGAACATCCAGATCCGGCCGAGGCGTTTCCGGCCACGGTGTTGGATGAGGTCACAAAGGGATAGGTGCCGTGATCGATATCAAGATGGGTGCCCTGCGCGCCCTCGAAAAGAACGCCCTGTCCGGCGGCCTCCTGGATGGCCGAGGACACGTCGCCAAGATAGGGCGTCAGGCGTTTGGCCACGGGCAGGAGCTGCTCGAAAATCTTCTGCGCCGACATGGGCTCCTGACCATAGAGGCCGGTGAGCAAGGCGTTTTTTTCCACCAGGGCTTTTTCGATCTTCTGCCTGAGCAGGGCTTCGTCCGCCAGATCCGCCGCGCGGATGCCGATGCGTGCGGCCTTGTCCTCGTAGCAGGGACCGATGCCCCGGCCCGTGGTGCCGATCTTGTCCGATCCACTCTTGAAATTTTCCCGCGCGCTGTCGATGGCGCAATGATACGGCATGATGAGCTGGGTCTTCTTGCTGATCAAAAGCCGCTCGGGGCTGACGTCGATGCCCGACGCGGCCAGCTTGTCCATCTCAAGGCAGAACACGGCGGGGTCCAGCACAACGCCGTTGCCGATCATGCACTTCTTGCCCTGGTGCAGGATGCCGGACGGAATGAGGTGCAAAATGGTCTGCTTGCCGTTGACCACCAGCGTGTGTCCGGCATTGTTTCCGCCCTGAAAGCGCACGATGGCGGCCACATCCGTGGTCAACAAATCGACTATCTTGCCCTTTCCTTCGTCGCCCCACTGGGCGCCCATGACTACGATATTCGCCATGAATCCGATCTCCTCGTCTTTGGTATATTCGCCGTCAGCGCAATGGCAAATGGCTCCCTTCTTTATGAGAAGGCTGGGGCGAAGTCAATTTACGCAATCGATTGGTCCGGGAAAACTCGAACCAGCCAATTCGCGCCGGCCGCGCGTCAGGCCCCAGGCCCCGGCACGGCACGGGATTTGCCGTCCATCCGGGCCTGTGCTAGGGGCACATGGATTCACACGGCCCGGACCTGCGCCGGACAACGCCAAATCCTCTTTTCGGAGAATATATATGAGTGATCTCAAGAAGATGTATCATACACTGAACCGGGACTCCTTTCCCGCCGACCTGACCTTGACCGTGGGCGAACAGACCATCCGCTACGCCAAGAAAACCTGGAACATCGGTGGAGAACAAAAAGGATTGCGCTACGGCGAAAACCCGGACCAGCCCGCTGCGCTCTATGAAGTGGTCGAGAGCTCCTTCAACATGGACGGCGTCGCCTTCCAGCAGGGACAGCACAAACTCGTGTCGAGCCTGACCGAGGAAAACCTGATCCAGTCCGGCAAGCATCCGGGCAAGATCAACCTGACCGACGTGGACAACGGCATCAACATGCTCCAGTACCTCACGGCCAAGCCCGCCGCCATCATCCTGAAGCACAACAATCCCTGCGGTGCGGCCTGGTCTGACGAGGGCCTGTTCACGGCCCTGACACGCGCCTTCGCCTCCGACCGCATCGCAGCCTTCGGCGGCACCATCATCGTCAACCGCGCCCTAGACAAGGACTGCGCCGAGTTCATAAGCGGAAGCTACTTCGAAGTCATCGCCGCCCCGGATTTCACGGCCGAGGCCCTGACCGTCCTGACCGCGAAAAAGAACCTGCGCATCATCGGCATCCCGGCGCTGGCCGAGCTGGAAAAAATTGTCGGCACCCCTTTTCTGGATATAAAGTCCTTGGTCGATGGCGGGCTCATCATCCAGGCCTCCTTCAGAAACAGAATCCTGACCGAGGAAGATTTCCTGCCCGCCGAGGCGATCAAGGACGGCACCACCCACCTGGCCCGCAAGCCCAGCCACCGCGAAGCCGAGGACCTGCTCTTCGCCTGGGCCGTGGAAGCCGGAGTGACCTCAAACTCCATCATCTTCGCCCGCGACGGGGCCACCGTCTCCATCGGCACGGGCGAACAGGACCGGGTCGGCTGCGTCGAACTGACCATCCAGAAGGCCTACACCAAGTACGCCGACAAGCAGGCCTTCGAACGCCACAGTCTCTCCCTGTACGAGCTGAAGCAAAAAGCCCGGGCGGACCAGGAGTTGGCCTCTTCCCTGGCCGAAATCCTGGCCCAAACCGAACAGGACAAGGGCGGCCTGCCCGGAACGGTCCTCGTTTCGGACGGATTCTTCCCCTTCCGTGACGGCGTGGATCTGGCCATTGCCCAAGGTGTGACCGCCATCGCCCAGCCCGGCGGCTCCATCCGCGACTGGGAAATCATCCAGGCCGTAAACAGCGCCACCCCGCAGGTGGCCATGGTCTTCACCGGCCAGCGCTCCTTCAAACACTAGAACACGGCCCAAGGGCCGTTCACCCGAGCCGGCCAGGCCGGCTCACGCGCACAGCGCATAAGGCCTTTTATGTCCTCTTCTCTATCCCTGCAGCCAGGGTGCATCATGGAATTCCTGCAGGATAACCAGCCCGTCACGGCCTGGGTCCTGGACGTCCAGGGACCTCGCCTGCGGGTCTTCACCTCGGGACAGCGAGAGCTCAAGCTCCCCCTGTCCCGCGTCCTGCCATGGATTGGCCCCCAATGCCCGGCGGATAGCAGCCGTCAGGAGATGCTCGACCTGCTGCGCACGCACAACGGCCGCCGGGAGCGCCTGGCAGAATCCGTCGACGCGCTGGAAATCTGGGATCTGGCCCAAGGCGAAGTGGACGAAGCGGGCATTGAATGGTTCGCAAGCCTTGTCTTCGAGGACGCGAGTCCCGACCAGCTGTCGGCCCTCGGGCGCAAGCTGCTGCAGACCAAGACCCATTTCAAGTTCTCCCCGCCTCAGTTCGAGATCTATCCGCAGGAGACCGTGGAGCGACGCCAGGAAGAGCTGCGCAAGGCTCAGGAGCGCGAACGCCTGGTCGGCTTCGGGCAGGTCTTTCTGCGCGGGCTGTGGGACATCTTCTGCAAGCGCAAAAGCACCTTGCCCCAGCCCGACGAGGAGCAGGCGGGCCGCATCCGCGACCTGCTCATGACCCGTCTGTGCAACCCCGACGACCGGGATTCGGACGCCCTGTGGAAGACCATGTGCCAGGGCATGCCGGAAGACCCGCACCTGCCGCTCTTTCTGGCCCAGGCCTGGGGCATCGTGCCGCCGCATTTCAATTTCCACCTCTGCCGCGCCCAATACTACTGGGAGCCGGACTGGGCCGAAGCCCACGCCGAGGCTGTCACGGCCCTGCAGGAAAGGGTCCTGGCCACGCGCACCGAACCCGCCGCAGAAATCGTGACCATCGACTCATCCAGCACCCAGGACATCGACGACGGCTTCGACCTGACACGCGACCAGGACGGGTTCAAGCTGCATCTGGCCCTGGCCTGCCCCTGTCTTGGCTGGGAGTTCGGCAGTCCCCTGGACAAGGCGGTGCTGCACCGCTTCACCTCCCTCTATCTGCCCGAAGGCACCAGCCACATGCTGCCCGAGACCCTGGGCAAGGATTTCTTCAGTCTGCGTGCCGGACAGGAACGCCCGGCTCTGATCATTTCCTTCGATCTGGATCCGGAGGGAGCCTTGCGCTCCTTTGACCCGCAAATCGCTTGGATCAGCATAAAGGCCAACCTGACCTACACGGGCGTTGAAAACGAAATCGCGACAGCCGCTCCCGGGATGCTGCATCACGCCCGCGACCTGGCCACCCTGCTGCGACAGGCACGCATCCGCGATCACGCCGTGATCATGGACCAGCCCGATCCGCGCATGGTCCTGTGCAAGGATTCGGTCAACCCGGAAGTCGAGGTCGTGCAATCCGAATCCACGCCCGAAGCGCAGAAAATCGTGTCCGAGTTCATGATCCTGGCCAACAAGGCCATGGGCTCGTGGGCCCGGGAGACCGGCACCGCCCTGCTGTTCAGGACCCAGAATATCACGCTGCCCGCCGAAAGCGCCGGAGTCTGGACCGATCCCACGGACATCTATCGCATCATCAACAATATGGGCCCCTCCATTCTTGAATGCGAGCCCCGGCGTCACGCCACCATCGGAGCCAAGGCCTATGCCCCGGTGACCTCGCCGCTCAGGCGTTATTCGGACTTCATCAACATGGCCCAGATCATGGCCAGACTGACCGGACACGGGCGCCTGCTGAACCAGGCCGAGCTCGAAAGCCTGCTCCCGCTGCTGTCCAGCAGGGCCGAGCTGGTCGGCCAGGTCCAGCGCATGCGCCCACGATACTGGAAATACGAATATTTCAGGCAAAATCACAAAAAAATGCGCTGGTCCGGGATCATCGTCGATCCGGGCTCGCACCTGGTGACCATCTCCCTGCCGGATCTGCAACTCTTCCTGAAGGCTCCGCGCAAGATCTTCGGGGACAAGATCCGGCTCGGCCAGGGTTTTTCCATCAGAATCGGCAAGGTCGATCCCCTTAACAACGAGATCAAGATCGTCGAGGCCTGGGAGGAGGAATGAACTTGTCCGGCAGGCCATTTTCACGTAGGGGATTTCGGCACATGCCAATCCAACTTTCCAAAGACCAAGGAGACTGCACATGGTGACAATATTCTGGCTCGCAATCAGCTATCTTCTGGGCGCCATGCCCTTCGGCCTTTTGATCTCCAGAACCTGCTGCGGCATCGACCCGCGCAATGAAGGCAGCGGCAACATCGGGGCGACCAACGTCGGCCGCCTCTGCGGAACC
This Desulfomicrobium apsheronum DNA region includes the following protein-coding sequences:
- a CDS encoding UbiD family decarboxylase, whose translation is MIYRNLKTCLDDLERTKQLVRINEPIDPFIEAGAIQRRVFQAGGPALLFTNVKGTKFPMAANIFGTLARTKFIFRATLRRVEAMLSAKADPASVLKKPALWPGLALGAWHTLPKTVSNGPIMAHTTSISQLPQLVSWPMDGGAYVTLPLVYSESPSKPGYMGSNLGMYRIQLSGNEFEKDREVGLHYQIHRGIGYHHAEAIARKTRLPVNIFVGGPPAMTLAAIMPLPEGIAEMLFAGALGGHRVPMVKRPGELPIPAEADFCIRGYIDPGVQKPEGPFGDHLGYYSLAHDFPVMQVSEVLHREGAVWPFTTVGRPPQEDTMFGAFIHELTAELVPQVFGGVHQVHAVDAAGVHPLLLAVGSERYVPYAGERQPQELITNGLSLLGTTQTSLSKYVILAAREDDPELSCHDVPRFLGHVLERLDLSRDLHFITRTTMDTLDYSGISLNQGSKVLWTAAGNPKRELGTALPALSLPDGFSNPRFFAPGMLVLSGPAHAQPRDTHDPAMENLCQVLVKADLRGFPLIVVADDAEFTADSWDNFLWVTFTRSDPATDTYGLNGFTHCKHWGCTSMVVDARLKTYHAPALVSVAEIEKRVDELALPGRPLYGII
- a CDS encoding FxsA family protein; this encodes MFGKLFLLFVLVPVAEIYVLVTVGSSIGAFPTVALVILTALAGAHLARMQGLSTMMRIRENLDQGFMPAEELLDGVLIFLAGMVLLTPGFLTDIAGLLILLPATRNLFKKWLRKKFDEWRQNPNVHITFHR
- the serB gene encoding phosphoserine phosphatase SerB, whose amino-acid sequence is MREIILIQIAGTDRDGLLAGIMGQLAESGVTILDISQSVIHDDLSLGVLIEVPRENESSPILKDLLYWAHNQDLHLKFSPVTEDDYERWVGVQGRKRHIVTVLGRTISAANLAAMAEVITSHGLSIDCITRLSGRRSLTNPPAMPRSCLEFSVRGTPEDISGMRAAFLDLSREQGIDIGFQEDNAFRRIRRLVCFDMDSTLIQAEVIDELAKRAGVGEEVAAITEAAMRGELDFSQSLRKRVSLLKGLPESVLQDVAATLPMTEGAERLIRTLKSLGYTIAILSGGFNYFGHRLQEQLGIDYVHANELEIKDGVLTGGLVGEIVDGAGKARLLKAIAAEEHISLSQVIAVGDGANDLPMLDVAGLGIAFHAKPVVRQGAGQAISNVGLDGVLYFLGLRDRETVDQLAGREG
- a CDS encoding adenylosuccinate synthase → MANIVVMGAQWGDEGKGKIVDLLTTDVAAIVRFQGGNNAGHTLVVNGKQTILHLIPSGILHQGKKCMIGNGVVLDPAVFCLEMDKLAASGIDVSPERLLISKKTQLIMPYHCAIDSARENFKSGSDKIGTTGRGIGPCYEDKAARIGIRAADLADEALLRQKIEKALVEKNALLTGLYGQEPMSAQKIFEQLLPVAKRLTPYLGDVSSAIQEAAGQGVLFEGAQGTHLDIDHGTYPFVTSSNTVAGNASAGSGCSPRMFDRIVAIVKAYTTRVGAGPFPTEQPEGAGAYMQEKGAEFGATTGRKRRCGWLDMVVLRESQRLNGPTEIALTKLDVLGGLDELKLCVAYRYRGEEVAYPPQEENGMAHVEPVYESMPGWTEDITGCRTFAELPSATRDYIARIEEILGIPVSIVSVGPDRDQTILR
- a CDS encoding IMP cyclohydrolase; translation: MSDLKKMYHTLNRDSFPADLTLTVGEQTIRYAKKTWNIGGEQKGLRYGENPDQPAALYEVVESSFNMDGVAFQQGQHKLVSSLTEENLIQSGKHPGKINLTDVDNGINMLQYLTAKPAAIILKHNNPCGAAWSDEGLFTALTRAFASDRIAAFGGTIIVNRALDKDCAEFISGSYFEVIAAPDFTAEALTVLTAKKNLRIIGIPALAELEKIVGTPFLDIKSLVDGGLIIQASFRNRILTEEDFLPAEAIKDGTTHLARKPSHREAEDLLFAWAVEAGVTSNSIIFARDGATVSIGTGEQDRVGCVELTIQKAYTKYADKQAFERHSLSLYELKQKARADQELASSLAEILAQTEQDKGGLPGTVLVSDGFFPFRDGVDLAIAQGVTAIAQPGGSIRDWEIIQAVNSATPQVAMVFTGQRSFKH
- a CDS encoding ribonuclease catalytic domain-containing protein, whose translation is MEFLQDNQPVTAWVLDVQGPRLRVFTSGQRELKLPLSRVLPWIGPQCPADSSRQEMLDLLRTHNGRRERLAESVDALEIWDLAQGEVDEAGIEWFASLVFEDASPDQLSALGRKLLQTKTHFKFSPPQFEIYPQETVERRQEELRKAQERERLVGFGQVFLRGLWDIFCKRKSTLPQPDEEQAGRIRDLLMTRLCNPDDRDSDALWKTMCQGMPEDPHLPLFLAQAWGIVPPHFNFHLCRAQYYWEPDWAEAHAEAVTALQERVLATRTEPAAEIVTIDSSSTQDIDDGFDLTRDQDGFKLHLALACPCLGWEFGSPLDKAVLHRFTSLYLPEGTSHMLPETLGKDFFSLRAGQERPALIISFDLDPEGALRSFDPQIAWISIKANLTYTGVENEIATAAPGMLHHARDLATLLRQARIRDHAVIMDQPDPRMVLCKDSVNPEVEVVQSESTPEAQKIVSEFMILANKAMGSWARETGTALLFRTQNITLPAESAGVWTDPTDIYRIINNMGPSILECEPRRHATIGAKAYAPVTSPLRRYSDFINMAQIMARLTGHGRLLNQAELESLLPLLSSRAELVGQVQRMRPRYWKYEYFRQNHKKMRWSGIIVDPGSHLVTISLPDLQLFLKAPRKIFGDKIRLGQGFSIRIGKVDPLNNEIKIVEAWEEE